The nucleotide sequence GCGGTCGGATGGTGCGAGCGCGGTCACGGTGATCGAAACACTGGAGCGCATCAACGCGGCGGTCGCCCAATCGAGTCGTTACTAAGAGCCTATTGGAATAGGTTCCAAGCGCGCCGTTCAAGCCTATGCGCTGTACCCGGCGGCACAGGGCGCGGGCCGCCGGGCCTGGAGCAGCGTGGCTTGGAGCCCGTTGGAATAGGCGCTTAAACGGTAGCGAAAGTGCCCACGACCGGCACGTGATCCGACGGGCGCTTGCGCCCCCTCTCGCCGACGTGGGCGCGGCAATCGGTACAGGCTTGCGCCAACGCCCGCGAAGCCAGAATGTGATCGATACGCAGCCCCGCGTTGCGGGCCCAGCCGCCGTTGCGATAATCCCACCAGGTAAAGCGATGCCGGCCTTCCTTGTCGGCTTCGAAGGCCATCCAGCAATCAGTGAGCCCGGTGTCGAGCAAGGCCTGCAACGCCGCACGCTCGGGCGGTGAGCACAGGATACGGCCTTCCCACTTGTCGGCGTCGTAGGTGTCCTCGGGGCGGGGCGCGACGTTGAAGTCGCCGGTGAGCACGAGTTGGTCGTGGCTTTCGAGTTCGCGCGCGAGCCACAGGCGCAGGGCTTCGAACCAGGCCAGCTTGTAGTCGTAGCTCGGGTTGTCCAGATCCTTGCCGTTCGGGCAGTACACCCCGATCACGCGTACGCCGTCCACGGTGCCCGCGATCACACGCTTGTGGTCATCCTCGAAGTCCGGCAAAGCCGTGATGACGTCGGTGGCCGGGGTTTTCGACAGCAGGGCCACGCCGTTGTACGTCTTCTGGCCGGCGAACACGCTGTGGTAACCGGCCTCGGCGAGCGCCTCGGCCGGAAACTTGTCGTCGGTGAGCTTGGTTTCCTGCAGGGCGAGCGCATCGACCGGATTTTTCTCCAGCCAGGCGGTGACATGCGGCAAGCGCACGTTGAGCGAGTTCACGTTCCAGGTGGCGATTTGCATGGGCGTCCGTGTCGGCAGCAGTGAATGGCGATGAATGAAGGCGGCGGGTGTAGCATCAAAACTCCCGAACGCGACGAGCGAGCGCCATGTCCGGTGTATTCGACAAGCTGATCCACAGTCCGACCGTTGTCGCCATTGTAATGGCCGCGGGCCTGACGGGCTGTGCCACCGGCCCGCCGAAGCGGTTCAGGGTGGACAACAGCCATTTCACCCCCTGTGCCCGCGCGCCGCATTGCGTATCGTCCCAGGCCGCGCCGGATGATTCGCACTACGTCATGCCGCTTGCCTACAGGGGGTCGGCCGGGCGGGCAAGGCAGGCCCTGCTCGCGGTGCTCGCCAGCCAGGACAACGCCAGGATCGTCTCGGCTGAGAGCCGCTTCATCCATGCGACCTTCACTACCACGCTCGGCTTTGTGGACGATGTCACGTTCATCGTTCAGCCCACCGAATCGATCATAGACGTCAAATCATCCTCGCGCATCGGCTATTACGATTTCGGGGTGAACCGCGATCGGGTGGCCCGGACTCGCAGGGCATTCGAGCGGCGTGTCGGTGCGGTGACGTGAAAGCGGGCGCCACCGGTCTGGCGCCCGCGTGCTTGCGATCAGGCCGCTTTCGGCCCGCTCAGCCCGCTGTGGCGCAGCAGCGCGTCGATCGAGGGCTCCCGGCCGCGGAAGGCGACGAAGCTGTCCATGGCGTCGCGGGTGGCGCCCCGTTCCAGCACTTCGGTGAGAAAACGTCGGCCGGTTTCGGTATCGAACAGCTCGGTTTCCTCGAACGCCGAGAAGGCGTCGGCCGACAGCACTTCGGCCCATTTGTAGCTGTAGTAGCCGGCTGCGTAGCCGCCCGCGAAGATGTGCATGAAGCTGTGCGGGAAGCGGTTGAACTCGGGCGCGGGCAGCAGGGAGACTTCACTGCGCACCTGGTTGAGCGTGTCCATCACGGCAGCGCCGTGCTCGGGATCGAAATCGCGATGCAGGCGCAGGTCGAACAGCGAGATCTCCACCTGGCGCAGCATCTGCCAGCCGGCCATGTGGTTGCGGGCCGCTGCGAGCTTGTCGAACAGCGCCTGCGGGACGGGCTCGCCGGTCTCGTAGTGAGCCGCGAACAGGTCGAGTGATTCGCGGTACCAGCACCAGTTCTCCATGAACTGGCTGGGCAGTTCGACCGCGTCCCATTCCACGCCGGAAATGCCGGCCAGCGACGGCCGCGCCACGCGCGTGAGCATGTGATGCAGGCCGTGGCCGAACTCGTGGAAGAGGGTGGTGACTTCGTCGTGGGTGAGCAGCGCCGGCTTGTCGCCGACCGGCGGCGAGAAGTTGCAGGTGAGAAACGCCAGCGGTTTCTGCACGCCGCCGTCGTCCATGACGCACCGGTTCTGGAATGGATGCATCCAGGCGCCGCCGCGCTTGCCTTCGCGGGCATACGGGTCGAGATAGAACACCCCCCGCGAGGTGTCGTCGGCATCGGTGATCTCGTAGACGGTCACGTCGGGGTGATAGACGGGCACGTCGTCACGGGCGTGGATATTCACGTCGTACAGGCGCTGGGTGACCTTGAACAGGCCGTCGATCACGGCCGGGGCGGGGAAGTAGGGCCGTAGATCCTCGTCGGAGAAGTCGTAGCGGGCCTCCTTGAGTTTTTCGGCATAGTAGGCAATGTCCCAGGCGGCCAGTTCGTCGATGCCGTCCTCGGCGGCCAGGGCCCGCAGCGCGGCCAGTTCCTCGCGGGCGGGCGCGAAGCTGCGCTCGGCCAGATCGAGCAGGAAGGCTTCGATCTGGGCTGGCGATTCGGCCATCTTGCGGGCCAGTGAGCGCTCGGCGTAGTTGTCGAATCCGAGCAGGCCGGCGGCTTCGTGCCGTAGCGCGAGCATCTCGTCCATGACCGGCGAGTTGTCGTATTCGCCGGCATGCGGGCCGGCATCCGAAGCGCGGGTGGCGAAGGCTTCGTACACGGCATGCCGCAGCGCCCGATCCTCGGCATAGGTGAGCACGGCGAGGAAGCTGGGCGCGTCGAGGGTGATCAGCCAGCCGTCCATGTCCTTGTGGGCCGCGTTCTGTGCCAGCAGATCGAGCGCGGATTGGGGCAGGCCCTCCAGCGCGGCATGGTCGGTGATGTGCCGCTGCCAGATCTGGGTGGCATCCAGCACATTCTGTTCAAAGGTGGTGGAGAGCGCCGACAGGCGCTGCGCGATCTCCTTGTAGCGCGCCTTGGCGTCTTCGGACAGGGCCACGCCGGCCAGTTCGAAGTCGCGCAGGCGATCGGTGATTACGCGCTGTCGGGTCGCATCCAGCCTGGCGAACTCGTCGCCATCGCGAAGCGCCTTGATAGCTTCATAAAGCGCCGTGTTCTGGCCCACCTCCGAGGAGAAGGCGGTCAGTTTGGGCAAACAGGTCTGGTAGGCCTCGCGCCATTCCGGCGAGTCCATCACCGCGTGCATGTGTGCGACCGGGGAGAAGGCGCGTTCGAGGCGGTCTTCGGCGTCCTCGACCGGAGCGATGAGGCCGGCCCAGCCGCTGGCCGTGGCATCGGTCGTGCAGCGCTCGATCGCCGCCTGCGCCTCGGCGATCAGGGTATCGATCGCCGGCTCCGCGTGTTCTGGCGACAGTTGCTCGAAGTCCGGCAGCTCGCCGGTGGCCAGCATGTCGAGAAGCGGGTTGTCGGCGGGTTCGGTCACTGCACTCATTTATCGCCTCGCGGGCCATTGTCGGTAGTTGCATGATGATGCGGTGCAACCCGCTGCAATCAAGGGCGCGGTCGCGGCTGGCCGGGGCCGCGGCGGCGTGCCTACAATGCCGATATTCGGTTGATTGATGGATCAAGGATCATGTTCGAGACTTGTGACCTGCTCGTTATCGGCGGCGGCTCCGGCGGTATTGCCACGGCGCGGCGCGCCGCTGCCCACGGTGCGAAAGTCGTGCTCGTCGAGCGTGGGCGTCTGGGCGGCACCTGCGTCAACGTCGGCTGCGTGCCCAAGAAAGTAATGTGGCATGCCGCTGAATTCGCCATCCACGCGGCCCATGCCCACGACTACGGCTTCAACGCGGTGCCGCAGGATCACGACTGGTCGACACTGGTGGCCAACCGCGAAACCTACATCAAACGCCTGAACGGCATCTACGACCGCAATCTCGACAAGAGCGGCGTGGAATATGTCGCCGGCGAGGCCCATTTCGTCGATACCCGCACGGTCGAGGTCGACGGTCGGCGGATCAGCGCGACGCACGTGCTGATCGCCACCGGCGGTAAGCCGCGTTGGCCGGAGATTCCGGGCGCCGCGCTCGGCACCGATTCCGACGGATTCTTCACCTGGACGCAGCGCCCCGAGCGCGTCGCCATCGTCGGCAGCGGTTATATCGCCTGCGAACTGGCTGGCGTGCTGAACGCGCTCGGCAGTCGGGTCACGCTGTTGCTGCGCAAGGGTCATGTGCTGGCGGGCTTCGACGCCATGCTAGGCGAGACGCTGATCGAGCGCATGCGCGCGGCCGGTATCGCGATCCACATGAAGCGCCAGGTGGCCGAGCTCGCCGAAGGCGACGACGGTATCGTCGCGCGTTTCGAGGACGGCAGCACGATCAGCGGCTTCGACGAACTCATCTGGGCCATTGGGCGCGTGCCTAACACCGAAGGCCTCGGGCTGGAAAACACCGGGCTGGAATTGCACGCCGACGGCACGGTGCCGGTCGACGGATGGCAGGATACGCCGGTCGCTGGCATACATGCCCTGGGCGACGTGACTGGCGCCGTCGAACTCACGCCGGTGGCCATCGCGGCCGGGCGGCGCCTCGCCGATCGTCTGTTTGGCGGCATGCCGGAGCGGCGGCTGGACTATCACAACATTCCGAGCGTGGTGTTCACCCATCCGCCGATCGGCACCGTCGGCCTGTCGGAAGCCGAGGCGCGCGCGGCCTACGGCGACGACGCGGTGAAGATCTATACCAGTCACTACGTGGCGCTGTACCATGGCGTGCTCGACGACAAGACACCTTCCGACATGAAGCTGGTCTGCGTGGGCGAAGACGAAAAAGTCGTGGGGGCGCATGTCATCGGTGATGGCGCCGACGAAATGACCCAGGGCTTTGCGGTAGCCGTGAAGATGGGCGCCACCAAGCGCGATTTCGACGATACCGTCGCCATTCATCCGACCAGTGCGGAAGAATTCGTGACCATGACGTGAGTCGGCCCGGCGCTGCCCTGTTCGAGCGCCTGGCGGCCATGGGCCTGCTGACCGGGCTGCTCGCCGCCTGTTCCGGCCAGTTCTGGATCAATGCCCTGGTGCCGCGCTGGGGCTACGCCCGGCATTCGGACATCGCCTATGGCGATCAGCCGCGCCAGAAGCTCGATGTCTACGCGCCGCACCAGCCCGCCGCCGGCCGCCCCGTAGTGGTGTTTTTTTACGGTGGCAGCTGGCAGACCGGCAACAAGAACGGTTACCGCTTCGTCGGCGAGGCGCTGGCCTCGCGCGGCATTACGGCTGTCCTGCCCGATTATCGGTTATACCCGAACGTCAGATTTCCGGCCTTCATCGATGACGGCGCCGCCGCCGTAGCCTGGACGAAACGGCACATCGGCGCTTATGGCGGCAACGCCTGCCATCTGTTCGTGGCCGGCCATTCCGCCGGCGCGCAGATCGCGGCGATGCTGGCCACGAACGCACGATACCTGGCCGATGCCGGCGCCTCGATCCACGACCTATCGGGCTTCATCGGCCTGTCCGGGCCGTACGATTTTCTGCCCATCACCGACCCTGTTCTGCAGAAGATATTTGCGCCGAAACATAATGG is from Salinisphaera sp. LB1 and encodes:
- the xth gene encoding exodeoxyribonuclease III → MQIATWNVNSLNVRLPHVTAWLEKNPVDALALQETKLTDDKFPAEALAEAGYHSVFAGQKTYNGVALLSKTPATDVITALPDFEDDHKRVIAGTVDGVRVIGVYCPNGKDLDNPSYDYKLAWFEALRLWLARELESHDQLVLTGDFNVAPRPEDTYDADKWEGRILCSPPERAALQALLDTGLTDCWMAFEADKEGRHRFTWWDYRNGGWARNAGLRIDHILASRALAQACTDCRAHVGERGRKRPSDHVPVVGTFATV
- a CDS encoding DUF1499 domain-containing protein; protein product: MSGVFDKLIHSPTVVAIVMAAGLTGCATGPPKRFRVDNSHFTPCARAPHCVSSQAAPDDSHYVMPLAYRGSAGRARQALLAVLASQDNARIVSAESRFIHATFTTTLGFVDDVTFIVQPTESIIDVKSSSRIGYYDFGVNRDRVARTRRAFERRVGAVT
- a CDS encoding M3 family metallopeptidase: MSAVTEPADNPLLDMLATGELPDFEQLSPEHAEPAIDTLIAEAQAAIERCTTDATASGWAGLIAPVEDAEDRLERAFSPVAHMHAVMDSPEWREAYQTCLPKLTAFSSEVGQNTALYEAIKALRDGDEFARLDATRQRVITDRLRDFELAGVALSEDAKARYKEIAQRLSALSTTFEQNVLDATQIWQRHITDHAALEGLPQSALDLLAQNAAHKDMDGWLITLDAPSFLAVLTYAEDRALRHAVYEAFATRASDAGPHAGEYDNSPVMDEMLALRHEAAGLLGFDNYAERSLARKMAESPAQIEAFLLDLAERSFAPAREELAALRALAAEDGIDELAAWDIAYYAEKLKEARYDFSDEDLRPYFPAPAVIDGLFKVTQRLYDVNIHARDDVPVYHPDVTVYEITDADDTSRGVFYLDPYAREGKRGGAWMHPFQNRCVMDDGGVQKPLAFLTCNFSPPVGDKPALLTHDEVTTLFHEFGHGLHHMLTRVARPSLAGISGVEWDAVELPSQFMENWCWYRESLDLFAAHYETGEPVPQALFDKLAAARNHMAGWQMLRQVEISLFDLRLHRDFDPEHGAAVMDTLNQVRSEVSLLPAPEFNRFPHSFMHIFAGGYAAGYYSYKWAEVLSADAFSAFEETELFDTETGRRFLTEVLERGATRDAMDSFVAFRGREPSIDALLRHSGLSGPKAA
- the gor gene encoding glutathione-disulfide reductase; protein product: MFETCDLLVIGGGSGGIATARRAAAHGAKVVLVERGRLGGTCVNVGCVPKKVMWHAAEFAIHAAHAHDYGFNAVPQDHDWSTLVANRETYIKRLNGIYDRNLDKSGVEYVAGEAHFVDTRTVEVDGRRISATHVLIATGGKPRWPEIPGAALGTDSDGFFTWTQRPERVAIVGSGYIACELAGVLNALGSRVTLLLRKGHVLAGFDAMLGETLIERMRAAGIAIHMKRQVAELAEGDDGIVARFEDGSTISGFDELIWAIGRVPNTEGLGLENTGLELHADGTVPVDGWQDTPVAGIHALGDVTGAVELTPVAIAAGRRLADRLFGGMPERRLDYHNIPSVVFTHPPIGTVGLSEAEARAAYGDDAVKIYTSHYVALYHGVLDDKTPSDMKLVCVGEDEKVVGAHVIGDGADEMTQGFAVAVKMGATKRDFDDTVAIHPTSAEEFVTMT
- a CDS encoding alpha/beta hydrolase — its product is MSRPGAALFERLAAMGLLTGLLAACSGQFWINALVPRWGYARHSDIAYGDQPRQKLDVYAPHQPAAGRPVVVFFYGGSWQTGNKNGYRFVGEALASRGITAVLPDYRLYPNVRFPAFIDDGAAAVAWTKRHIGAYGGNACHLFVAGHSAGAQIAAMLATNARYLADAGASIHDLSGFIGLSGPYDFLPITDPVLQKIFAPKHNGPNTQPIHFVNGDEPPMLLLHGGADTTVLPKNTTNMAARVKQAGGSAEVKIYPGVNHVMLIAPLASVLRFKGDELDRIADFVNLHAADRPCSA